One segment of Dehalococcoidia bacterium DNA contains the following:
- a CDS encoding MaoC family dehydratase N-terminal domain-containing protein, with the protein MTQEAPSLITDEMRASIGRESPPVRHEVDKTGIRMFARAVGHTDPIFYDEEAAKARGYRSLVCPPGYLGTTVFNPNRMAGVMAAMGGPGAAGPGGRRMRVLNGGTEYEYTGIPICAGDVLTSVSKTVSIEQVTSSLGPMVITRRESTYTNQNGEVVARSYGTSLNY; encoded by the coding sequence ACGAAATGCGCGCGTCGATTGGTCGAGAGAGCCCTCCCGTCCGCCACGAGGTCGACAAGACCGGCATCCGGATGTTCGCCCGGGCAGTCGGGCACACCGACCCCATCTTCTATGACGAGGAGGCCGCAAAGGCTCGCGGCTACCGCAGCCTCGTCTGCCCGCCGGGATATCTGGGCACCACGGTCTTCAACCCCAACCGCATGGCCGGCGTCATGGCGGCAATGGGCGGCCCTGGCGCTGCCGGGCCCGGCGGCCGCCGCATGCGCGTACTCAACGGCGGCACCGAGTACGAGTACACCGGCATCCCGATCTGCGCCGGTGACGTCCTCACCTCGGTCAGCAAGACTGTCAGCATCGAGCAGGTGACCAGCAGCCTCGGGCCCATGGTGATCACCCGCCGCGAAAGCACCTACACCAACCAGAACGGCGAAGTCGTCGCCCGCAGCTACGGCACGAGCCTCAACTACTAG
- a CDS encoding MaoC/PaaZ C-terminal domain-containing protein: MAEQVYWDDVKEGDEIPRLVKNCSTQQLVMWAAASGDFYQIHYDETFAKGTGLKDIIVHGALKNAFLGQLLHDWIAPGGQIVRYGCSYRGMDYPNQEIICRGIVKKKYQEGGKNLVELEIWTETGKANDDGRPKNPEGIKTTPGDAIVALPKR, encoded by the coding sequence ATGGCAGAGCAGGTCTACTGGGACGACGTTAAGGAAGGCGACGAGATCCCGCGCCTGGTGAAGAACTGCAGCACCCAGCAGCTGGTGATGTGGGCCGCCGCCTCCGGTGACTTCTATCAGATCCACTACGACGAGACATTCGCGAAAGGCACCGGCCTCAAGGACATCATCGTCCATGGCGCCCTCAAGAATGCATTCCTCGGCCAGCTCCTGCACGACTGGATCGCGCCGGGGGGCCAGATCGTGCGTTACGGCTGCTCCTACCGTGGTATGGACTATCCCAACCAGGAGATCATCTGCCGGGGCATCGTGAAGAAGAAGTACCAGGAGGGCGGCAAGAACCTCGTAGAGCTCGAGATCTGGACTGAGACTGGTAAGGCGAACGACGACGGGCGCCCGAAGAACCCGGAGGGCATCAAGACCACGCCCGGCGACGCCATCGTCGCCCTGCCGAAGCGCTAG